In Bos taurus isolate L1 Dominette 01449 registration number 42190680 breed Hereford chromosome 13, ARS-UCD2.0, whole genome shotgun sequence, the DNA window AACATTTGGTTCTCAGAATGCTCACTTTTTAAAACTCCTTGGCCTTTGTCAAAATCACATTTAACCCCTTCTTGGCCTCTTCCTAGGACAGGGCTGAGAGAACAAACCTACTACATTTAATCTACAGAAAGAGAGAGCAGCCTTAGAcagaaaagacacttgctttccCCTGTGCTCATGTAGCTATGTAAAATTTTATATCCTATTTCATTCATATCTTAGAAatctctgttcaggaaattaaaagccCCTCActgtcctctccccacccccaaatcacCTCTATGCCTGGTGTCAGCAGAAGTTATCTCTCCAAGACAGACATCCCACAGCACACAAGCTGAAACGCTGATCCCCTCTCTAAGCATCCGTCTTCATCCACACCTGCACGTCGGATCACCTGGGAACCCGGTAGAAAGGCACATTCTCTCGCTGCCGCCCAGACCAACTGCGTCCTCTGTCCCTTTGCCCAGGTGATCCTGACACATGCCCGAGAACCAGAGCAGAGCGTTGAGAATCACAGCTTCAGACCCAACAGACTTTAGTCATAGGGAAAACCCTCCAGTTCTACTAACTTTTCATATTCATATCCCTCAGCCCTGATGCTATTCCTTCTGTGTAGAAAACCTCCCCTCACAGTGCCTGGCCCTCATTTCCTTTATACCCTTGCTGGCCATCACCTCCCCTGGGCTGAGAGACACACATACCCTCAGCTTGCAAAGAAAACCGCACTTCAAAGAtttaatacaaaaatacaaaatgcacTACTTACATTGAGTACAAACTGTTAGATAGCTTATCTTTATTAGTTACTGACTAAATGTTAAAACATTCGTATGTTGAATATATTAGGTCTAATAAAATATATCCATTAAAACGAAtttgacccatttttttttctttttaaaatgtataccaAACTCATTAAAACAAAGAGTAAAGTGGGGTTACCAGAGGCTGGGGGATAGGAAAGTTATTTTTTAAGGGCACAGACTTATGATTATTAGGTAAATAAATCTTGGAGATCTAATGGAATATACAGTAAATATAGACAACAAAGGGCTTCCTTTGTTgtctatatttataattattaaaaaaataataattatgtgacatgataGAGGTAACTATCAATACAATGGTAATCACATTACAATATGTAAATTATCAAGTTAACTTGCTGTAACTCTTAAATTTGTACCATGTTATatgttaaaaacatttaaataaaaataaatatacaaaaattaataaaatgtggcTACCAGgatatttaaaattacaattgTGATTTGCTTTATAGTCCTATCAGACAGTGCTGAAGTTGAGATTTCTACGATGATCTGAGACCATTACTACGGTTCTCAAAGCATGGTCCCCTTTGAAGAGAAGCAGCCACATGACTCGGGGACTGGTCAAATATACAACTACTCTGCTGCTTTCCAAGCCTACAGATGCAGCATCTCTGGGCGGGGCCCTTTCTCTCAGGATATTTTAACAAGCCATCAGGGTATCTGAATGCTGTGATTGTCCTGTCCAGACATAGAGCTAGAAGCACACTTCATTGGTGCTTCTAAAGCCAAAGGAATAGGAATAAAATTACTGGAACCAGCAAAATCAATGTCTGCAAAGGGTTAGGTTTACTACGTTGTTAAGCAATTCAAAATACAGGTTTTCACGttgaaaatgttgaaaatatatatgaattttgaagCAAAATCAAGCCACTGTGCCATAGAAGAGGACTGCTCATGGCAGGCGGGAAGAGGAGTGAGATAAATGGGCGTTCTGCCATTTTGAGTTAAAACGAAATTGAGGGACTTGGCCTTATAAGTGAGTATCTATTGAGTATGATTCTAAACATTTGATTCTAAAACCACACTACTCCCTTTGTGGTAGACATCTTTAACTCCATTTCACaagtgaggaaattgaggcacagcaAGATTAATTAGCTGTCTCAAGGCCACACCTGCCAGAGCTACAGTGAATCAGGACACAGAGCCCAGGGGCCTTAAACCATTTCCTTACCATCTTGCACAGATCTCAGACCTACCTTAGCTAGTTTGTTAAATGGGTATTTCCATGACAGTTATTCCTGGCTGCTGTTAAAATCATCTGCGGACACTTAAAACCACATTCCTGCCTGGACTCTACCACCTAGAAACTCAAAATTCACTGGTCTGCAGTGGGGGCTTTAAGAGCTCCGCAGGACACCATTTGACAGATGGTGGCAATCCAGCTGGGAGACAGGAGGTGGAAGGTGTGGGCTGTGGCTAAACTGAGGTTCTCTAAGTTAGGCTTCTCCACCTGAGATGAGTGTCAGTTCCCTGGACCACCATCTTCAATGCAGCTTCTGATACAGGAGGCCTGGGTGGGGCCTGAAATACTGCAGTAGGGAGGGTGATGTTGCAGAGTGGAGCTGATACTACTGGCCCGTGGACCTCACTTTAGTGCCCGGCAGTGCACTGTCTAGCCGCCCTGACCCTTGGGAGGCGTTCCTGGCTCCCTAGAGAGTGTCTATTCTCCCAGCAGGCACTGGAGGAGAAGGCGGGATATTTTGCCCAGCTGCACACCAAGGTTAgagactccttgcgatcccaggCCTGATCCGTTTAGGTCTTTCCAAGGTCCAGCCTAGGATGAACACATGCAAGCAGAGCTggagttcaggagacctggaggAAGTTCAGGAGACTCCGGGAAGCTGAAAGGGGATCCACAGTGATGACCTAGAAACAGGAACCCCCGGAGGGATCCTCATCAGTTTAGCTGCCTTCTTACTTGAGCTCCGGCTCCCCCCTGGGTTTCTCACCTCCTTCCCACTCCATTCTGAATTGAGGGCAAGGGACTAGAACAGGGACCTGCAAACTTGCCCTCCTCAGGGGCCCGCAGCCTTGCTGGCATTGCTGGAGGGTCCGACCTTCCCAGAAGTGAGCATTGAGTGCTCATTccactcccccccgcccccacctttcCACAGAATTCCTCCCGCGCCGGACTCTCAAACCGGGTCCCAGGTCTCCCTCCAAGCTTCCCAGAGACGGAGCTTAGACGGCCCCGGAATGGAGGCTCCTCCACCCCGGCTACACTGCGGCTTTGACCTGTGCCCCCAGCCAGGGCCCTTGTTGGGTGCTTGGAGACCGAGTCCTGTTCTCTGCAGTATCGCGGACAAGGATGCGGCCGGCGCGGTGCGGGCGACCCAGAGGCCCACGGAGAGGAGGGGCGGCCCGGGACTCCGACAGCCGCCAGCGCTCACGGCCCGGCGGGTCTAGGGATCAGGGCCGCGGACCTGTGCGCGGAGCAGAAAACTGGAGGAGAGAGAGCTTCGCGTTGTGGGAGGAAGAGTATTGGGGCGCTTTCTCTAAGATAtgtatgtcacacacacacacacacacacacacatatgggcgCGCCTCTCCCGCCACCCCTCGCCCACGCCAGCCCCGCCACTCCAGGTTCCGGCCCATCAAGTCGGGAAATGAGCCGATCCATCAGCGTCTCGGAGGGCGCCGGCCTGAGGCGTGTCCCATCTGTGCACCTCCACAAAGTCACCCGGGGTTAAGCGTGCCATGGCGGTACCCGGGCTCCCAACCTCGGGTGACAAGTGTTGAGGCGGGGTGCTCGCAGTGGCTTCGGTGCTTTAGGCTTGAGTGGCCGAAGGCCCGTTTGCCTTGGGATGTAACTCCAGAGACTGTGGGCGAGGCAGTGGCTACCAGCTCCGTAAGACCTGATGTTTccgtgaaaaggaaaaaagggggagaggagagaatgAGAAACACAAAGAACATCTTAGGATGGGGTTGATCTGGGCCTAGAAGGAGGTGGAAGTGCAGACAGAAGTGCCACCGAGGCTGCCGGGCCAGGAGACAGTCCCGGAGACAGATCTTCGGATCTGTCAGACAGAGGCCTGGGGCGCCCCAAGCGGGAGGGCTGGGGCGCCCACACGTTTGCTTTTGACTTAAAAAGTAACCATGGAGTCGCCATGGAAAAAATCCGAATGTTAGTGTTATTTTTAGGGCACTATTCGGGATTTAGTGTTATCTGAATTTTGtatttaatgtcatttttattttaaagggaaTCTGGGGAGGGTTCCCATGGTGTTTTTCAGGTGTGGGGGCCCCCAGCGTCCGCGTCTGGGCTTGTCACCGGAGAGAAGCAGCCGGCAGGTACCTGGCTCCGCGTCTAAAGGAGCCTCGAAGGAGAGGCGGCGCCTGGTTTGTCCCTGGACTTTCTCCCCCAGTTGCGACCCAGGGTGGAGAACACCCTCCGCTGCCGCCCGCCCTCCCTCACCCCAGGCTGGAAAACAAAACCCTAAGCCTAATCTCACTGACGGGGCCTCCAGCAGCTCCGGGAAGGGGTGacctcctcctccaggccccAAACCTCACTTCGACCCAGGGAATCTCAGAGGAGGACCCCGGTCCGTCAGTCACCTTCTCGGGGCCTGTCCCCGGGCCGGGACACCCCCACCCAGCTCCCAAGCCGCCACTCCGCCTCAGAGAAGCCGCTTTCCCCTGGGTGCTTGCTTCTTGAGCTCTTCCAGCCGCCGAGGCCTCTCCTCTCAGTAGAATCTCAAAACCCCGTGCACTCCCCCAAACGGACCAAGAACCGACCGACGCGCGGCGAGGATCGCTCAGTGCCCCTGGCCCCGAGGCGCTGCATCCTCCCGACTTGGCCCTGGAAGCTGGAGCGCTGGGTCCCTCGAGGGCATCGCCCTCCGGTGCGGATGCCATCCTGGAGgatgagaaaggggaaaaaataaaagcaaagaagagaCGCGAAGCCTCTGAGACCTGGCCGCCTGCCCCTCCTCTGTATAGCATCCCACCCCGCCCTCGAGCCCCCGAGAGGCGAGCGGCCGCAGAGCGCCGAGGGGCTCGCCGCACACCCTCCCCGGCCCTCGGGGTCTGCCTAGGGTCCCCAGGAGGGGAAACTCGAGAAGCTGGCGCGGCGCCGGGGAACCAACCCTCTGCCAgcacctcccttcctccctttcctaGTCCAACTCCCTGGACCCCGACACAAAAGAGCCCAGAGCTTCGCTCCAGCAGCCGAGGCCCACACCTGCTCAAGCCCAGCACCCGCGGGATTGATCCTTCCTCCCCGGCTTCGGAGAGCGAGTGGACCCCATCTTCGTAAGCTTTCTCCCCCGCGTCTGCATCTGGAGCAGCTGCGCGAACGTTGGTGCAGTCCCGCCCGGGCACCCGGCTCCGGCGTCTCTCCCGGGCTGAGGTCTCTGCGGACCGGTGTGCGGGCCACTGGGCGGCGGGCCGCCCGCTGCCGTCCCGTCGCTCGGGCAGAGTCAGCCAGGCCCAGCCTCGGAGCAACCCGGCCCGCGTGCTTCGAGGCCAGCCAAAGGTAACGCCGCGGGCCACAGCCTGAGTCTAGATCCGCGACGGCTTCTTGTCCGTTGGGATGAAAAGCTTTAGTAATGGAATTCCGCAGcggttttttgttttcctttccaattAAGGTCGCTCATAGCAGTGAGGCATGCAGCCCTGAAAGGATCCTGTAGGAAAGCTGTGTTGGAGACAGAGATGAAGCCGTCCCTTCCAGAAAGTGCTGTTAGTGGAGGAATCTAGGCAAAGCTAACATTTTGCTACCTAGATTCCCTTGCCAGTCAGTCGCCTTCCAGTACACTGAAGACTCTTTCCTTTGTTGGCTACCAGAACGTCTTGCACGGTTTCAAATCAACAGCCATAGAGACATCCTAAACGTACAGCCTCAGGACACCCCGGGCACTCCGGGCTCCAGCTCTGAATCAGCAAACTTCCTTCCAAGCTCAGCTCTCACCTTCTTCCACAAGGGCAGTTAATATACATTTTCCTTCGTTCCAACACATCTTCAAGTGAATATCAGATAAGTTCAAATAGAGAATTTAACGAGTAGTTAACTGGGAATAAGAAACCCCTGTGATACATCATAAACTAGATTTTAAAGAATTGCATTATTTCAGAATTCAAACTACTGTAAACGAGCCACAGCTTGTCTAACCTTAAGCCTACTGGAATAGCTGTCAATATTTCTTGGAGAAAAACTTCTTAAAGGATTTTAACTACTTCAGTTGATTCTTGTCTTTCACAGAGAAATCCCAGGCCCCTCTGCCAGGAAAGCAGAGAGGACTGATTGTACTCAGTTGCCTAAAAATTTACATTGAAGCTAGTGGTAGCTTCAGAAACAGTAAAGTAATTACTGGCTCAAAAGATGAAAATCATTTCTTTGCTCTTGAACATTGAGCATTTCAGGAATAATTACCTGGCCTCACCATCTGcttattcatgtttttttttttttttttttttttttaagagagactTTTGTGGCCTTCATTCTCTCATGTGTGAAGGCATTTATTCTAAATGAACTCATAAAAGGACATTTTCTAAGAATATTCCCAATGAAAAGGCTATTATTCTGGTGCCTTGTCTTCTCCACCACTTATCCTCATTGCAGAAATAGCTTTGTTTCTTTAAAGTAGCTGCAGGAGAGACCAATGACAGACAGAATGAGGGAAATTTCACCAAGATCATGCGAGCTGAGTGCTTCCAAGGGCTAAATTTAATTTCCTGATTCTTCCCACGTATTCTAGGCTTTGCCTATTTATGCACAAAATATTCTTATGTACACTTATTTTTCACTTCCTATCCCAAAAGGGTTTTTATCCTAGGGAGGGTCTCAAAGGTTTTCTAAGGAAGtgattaaattaaatgaaataattgttCAGTGATAAGTTGAACACAAAAAAGGTTTTGGTAACTAGTAATTTTGGCTTAACAACTGTGTGCATCTTGTCCAGTTTAGTTAAATTACCCCTGCTTCTGTTATCCATTTGTGCTtccttatctgtgtgtgtgtgtgtgtgtgtgtgtgtctgtgtgtgtgatgagagGAGAGCATTGGTGGTTGTGGGAACTGCAGAGACAGAGTACATTTGCACATCTCACTATAAAGTAGACCAAAACGTCTATAAGCCAAAGCTGCAACAAAGCTTTAGCTTTCCTCTTTGATTCTACAAATACAAGTCAATTGCTTGTGCAACCAAGTACCAAGAGATACACCtaataatttgaatatttaattttatttagaatgtTTTGCATATTCCAGTCTTTTGCATATGGGTAAATTATCaaataaagaagttaaataacAGTTATGTATCAAGGCTATAAAACACTGTGGATTGGGGGcctaatttcttctttattgcaAATGATAAACATGGAAGAATGGAGAATTACATCTCTACACTGACTCTCGTGGTTAACATATTTTCCTGCCATCTGCGTTGCCCTTCTTTACCTTTTACCTTAGATCAATTTGTCCACTTCCATAAGATCTGCCTTCTTCAAGAGGCCTCCTTTGGTAGAACTGAGCACCCCGAGATGGCTAtcttactttttctttccttaaacatCTATGCACACATCATGCCAGGCAACCCTATATCTTcatgtttcttattttcttccatCAAAACTAAAAGTTCTATATATGCAGGGGTCTTTTCTTCCACATCTAAGAAACAGTAGTCACTCAGTGACATGCATGAGGTTCACAAAGACTGAGTCAATAAGTAAATATGTGCACTGAAGAGAATGCTTTGTAGGACTTAGAGGATCTAGAAGAGATTTCATAGTCAATGCACTTGGGTGACATGTGTATTGACTGCCAGCAGCATTGATGAAAACTGACACAGCTGTCATCCACATGAGTGTACATGTTTATGTTAGCCTCTTACTTGCTCTCCCATTCAAGAAAAGAAGAATGGACTGGATTCTAAAAATTTTTGTTACTATCTTAAAATATGGCTTAAATGGTAAGTCTTTCTTCTTTATTACCTCTTTGCTAATTTTAAAGAACTAGAGATTTTGAGGATGATTAGAAAGTAATAAATATTGGTGAAAGTTGTAGGTACAATGATCCAACTCCTATTGCAACATAAGACTCACTACAGGTAGATGGATAAGTTAATGGTATTTGTAAAACTATGTTTAAGATTAAACACCtaaagggattttattttttaactttttattttgtattgtggtgtagccaattaacagtgctgtgacagtttcaggtgtaccgcaaagggactcagccatacatataatAGTATcctttctcccctaaactccccttccatccaggctgccaacatcaagcagagttccatgtgctatacagtaggtccttgttgctcatccattttaaatatagcagtgtgtacatgtccattccaaactccccaactataaaagaattttaaatgaactGTGTTTTGAAAATGATTCTCCCAAGAAGAGGGATTAAAATTgcttcctgttttcttttaactCATTCAAGTACTGGTTAACAAAGAGATCATTTATGTCAGatatagaaagaaaacattttccaaaGTAACTTCCATTTAACTTGTAAATCAGCTACAACAACTTAAGATTAATGACCAGTGCTACTTCCCATCTAATATTGTATTATTAAAGCAGATAATCATCAATTAATTCAACTGCTCTTGTaacatcttataactgaaaatatCTGCAATAATGTGTAAGAGAGAAAGTATTCTAACTTTTACAGATATCTCTTATTCATGGATAATggtatttgtttatctttgggtTTCCAAAGTGTCAAGGATGGTGCAAGTAGTGGTACTCAGTTAATGCTTACAATCTAAATtaatttgtcttttgttttgaaTGCTTTTATAATCACTGTTCACTTGGCTAAATGGACAACCCCTGAGCTATTATCCTAATTTTTTAGATAAAGAACACTAAAATCTCTATaaggtgataaaaataaatactgaatcTTGAGTGACTGAAATCTCTGTCTTTCCTCATTTCAGTactggagggagagagggaaagagaatatATAAATGCTTCATTATGTAATAGTCTCATTGCTTTCTAATTTTTGCAGTACTGCAGGAAAATGTATTTACTGACAGTTACTAACATGATAAATCATTAGGCATATATAACTTTTACAACTTCCATTCTCAACTGATAATAATTGACTTTGTATCAATCACAATTTTGCCTCAGtgatatatatattcacttatGTAAAGttcttgagaaatatttggatgaaatatcaaaatacagagataaaataaagatgtaaaatatagTATAAACTTAAACATTACTTCATAATTTGAATTGCTCTTGATCTAATTGTTGATATAGGAATAGGTTTGAAGCAATAATCATGTAGACACTTTGTAGCAAGCATAATGTCAGAATAGTATTATATGTAAAACACCAGTCTGTACCTTTCAGGAATATGAGTTAGAGAGCTTAGGTTTTAGCTTGTTATTTGGTCAttgaataaagattttttaatggaaatcaaCATATTGTATACTTTGGAGTCAAAGTATTAtacaaggaaaaatgaaaatgatcccTATGATGTTAAATCATGTGCTTTGtctattttaattttactgaCCATATGACACTGAAGAAGGTCATTTAgtttctctgagtctcaattttgGGGTATGTACAAAAATAATAAGGTATATCTTCCCTTGCCTATCTTCTAAGATAGGCAGGAGGATCAAATTTGTAGGGAGGATCAAATTTGGCAATGCACATGAAAACACTTTGTAAGATACTCCCTATTAAGACATTGTTATTTTGCTTATTATTCATATTAATGAAATAGCCTTTAAGAAATATAATATTTGGAGATCACTATAATTAAGACAGTGTATCTCTTGCTGAAAGAGCTGATTCTGATTTATagagtaaaaattttaattaagcaAGCTACTGAAAATGTAAATATAGGAATTAACTcagtagtatttgtttttctgtcccACTGAAGGCTGGAGAGtactatctgtgtgtgtgtgtgtgtgtgtgtgtatgtaaccgTGATTGTCCTAAAAGAACCTACATAACCCTCACAAACTTCGAGTTCACTTACATTCCTCTTGGGAGAGTAGCCACAATACAGTGAGCAAGGATGTCTGACCCCAGCGTTCCAAGTCCTCATACAATCAAAGAACAGACTCACGGAAAATAAGCCGGAATAGATACACTGCACTGACTGACGACCTCCTTTGAGGAGGCGTTAATTTAACTTTAAACCCTGATCTCACTGAGAGCAGGGGAGAGAGGGGATGTCTCCAAAATGCAGGAGCTGTTGCCAtagcattttccttctctcttcctgccTACTCCTCCTCCCCCAAAGCAGCAACAAATGGTGCTCTACCGCTTTCTTTCAGGAACCGGATGCATTTTCTGAAGCCAGGACTCCAGTGGTGTGATGTCTTCACCACCTAATCACCGGTAGGGATATTGAAGAAGTCTGAGGTTGCTATTAAGTTTCTCAGGACAGAATCATCTTTGCGGATGCAACTGCAGCACAGGAAACAGGGAGAATCTGAGCCCTCCCAAGTCTCACTGGACCTCTGCATGAACCCAGCCACCGTCACTTCTGCAACACAACCGAATTCTTTCAGCACTCGCAGAGTACAGCTCCCTCGCCGCGCGATCCTGCCCTCCGCAGTGAGCGGACTCGCATCAGCCCGCTTGGGTACCGGCCACGCCGCGGCCGCCCGCGCACCGAGCTCTCGCCCGCCTCCTGCCCCCTCTCGCGGCCCCCGCCCCTCGCTCGCCCGGCTCACTCCAGCCGCCACTTGGAGGGATTCCCTCTCGGGCGGCCTCTGCAGCAGCACCCGCTAGCCTTATTCGCGGCTCCGGTAGCATGGATCTCCGCAGAAGAGCCCTTCTCGGCGTGGATGGACTTCGAGTTCTCCTGATGCTGTTCCGTGAGTAGCGTTTTGGGGACGGTCAGAGCAGGGCGCACTCTGCAGAGAACGGAAGGGGCACCGTACGGCAGGCAGGTAGCTTAAGGTCAAAACGTGGACCTAACGTTTTGCGGGTTGGTTCTctttgtgggggcggggggttgcGGAGGGCCTTCCCCTCGGTAGCAGGGAATTCCCCAGAGAGCCACACACCTGTATGGCAACCCCAGACATGGTGCTCACACGGGCCTGCTTCGTGGCTTTGAGCATTGGCGAGACACCTTTGTTTTAAAAGCGTAAAATGAGGAAAAACAGGCCAGTCGGATTACAAGTCAGTAAGGctttaaatgttttctaatttaattttattataaatcaacAGCAGTCGAATTTGTTGCCGCTGGGGCAGAGAAACGGCCCGCAGAGCGCATGGTAGCCGGCGAGGAACTTTGTCACCCCGAAGCCTGCGGACTGTGATGTCTCTCCACCTTGAGCCCCAGACGCGTGGGCTCGCTGAGCCCCGAACAGATAGGATTTGTTTTTTTCCGCAGATACAGTGACTCGAATCATGGCAGAACAAGAAGTGGAAAATCTCTCAGGCCTTTCCACTAACCCTGAAAAAGATATATTTGTGGTGCGGGAAAATGGGACGACGTGTCTCATGGCAGAGTTTGCAGCCAAATTTATTGTCCCTTATGATGTGTGGGCCAGCAATTACGTGGATGTAAGGCACTTTTTCCCTCCCGGCTTGTTCCTAGGGCTCCAGGGGCGAAGGGCACCCTCCCTCAAGACCCCGTGAAGACCTGGGTCGCCCGCCTTCCCCCCTAAGCCCTGCAGGCTGCTCCTGAATGCTGCATGGGGGTTCCGGCTTGTAACGCCTTCTGCTCGCCCCGCCTGCTTGGAAAGTAACCTCCCCTCTCTCCGCTCCCCTAACGGCCGGCCGGGTCTGCACGCAGAGCATCTAACCGCATGTTCCCGGACCTGGGAGCGCGCGCGAAGGAGCGCCCAGGCGCGCCAGACCCGGAGTTTGGACCCGCCGCCCTTTACAGCCCCCACGGGGCCCCGCGCGCTGAGGGGGTGCGGGGCGTCTGTGTTCCCAGCTGATCACGGAGCAAGCGGATATCTCATTGACCCGGGGAGCCGAGGTGAAGGGCCACTGTGGCCACGACGAGTCGGAGCTGCAGGTGTTCTGGGTGGATCGCGCGTACGCACTCAAAATGCTGTTTCTAAAGGTAACTGCTAGCGAGGCTGGCGGAGCCCCTGCAGACTCCGGGTGCGGGTGGATAGGGGCCGCCCCTCTGCCTCCCAGGCCCTCTCTGCGCCGGCGGTTCACGCGCACCTCCTCCGCTCGGCAGGAAAGTCACAACACGCCCAAGGGACCCGAGGCAACGTGGAAGCTGAGCAAAGTCCAGTTTGTCTACGACTCCTCAGAGAAGACCCACTTTAAAGACGCAGTCAGTGGTGAGTGGAGGTCAGCAGGGCTGGAGAGGGACCCTGGGGCAAAGCAGACGCTGCTGGGATCACAGGTGTGGATGCGGAATTCCTTAGGGTTTTGGAAACGCCCCAGGCTGGCTCTcggggatggaggaagggagcGCGTCTGAGTCCTCTGGCCTTCAGGCCTGGGAGACGCGCCGCAAACTCCGGGCCTGAAGGCCTTCGCGCATCGCCTGACTCGGAACGAGACGCCTCCTGAGAGCCTGTCTGCCCGGGGGCTGCCTCAGGATAGTTTTCTCAAGATTTGTCCTTTAGAGGAACGCGGAGAAGGACCAAagctgtatttttatttccttctgcacctcctccccctttttaaaattcttatgcgCTAAAACTCCAAGGGGGCAGTTTTGACTTTCATTTTGGGTCAGAATTTGATGGCCTTTCAGATCTTTCAGCCCGTGGCTCAGGCCTCACCACATCTTCAGTCGACTGCAGACACCCCGGAGTGGATTCTGAACCGTGTCCTAAATGTATTGCTTTTTTTCATGCCCATCACTACAACAGTTCACCTAGATCCTCCAAAAATATCGTGGCAAGAAACATCCAAGCTCCAAATAATAATATTGGCATCTTCAGGCACCATCCAAGATCACattgaaatttatat includes these proteins:
- the LAMP5 gene encoding lysosome-associated membrane glycoprotein 5 precursor, whose translation is MDLRRRALLGVDGLRVLLMLFHTVTRIMAEQEVENLSGLSTNPEKDIFVVRENGTTCLMAEFAAKFIVPYDVWASNYVDLITEQADISLTRGAEVKGHCGHDESELQVFWVDRAYALKMLFLKESHNTPKGPEATWKLSKVQFVYDSSEKTHFKDAVSAGKHTANSHHLSALVTPAGKSYECQAQQTISLASSDPQKTVTMILSAVHIQPFDIISDFVFSEEHKCPVDEREQLEETLPLILGLILGLVIVVTLVIYHIHHKMTANQVQIPRDRSQYKHMG